A window of Dermacentor andersoni chromosome 4, qqDerAnde1_hic_scaffold, whole genome shotgun sequence genomic DNA:
ACGTCAAGGCTATTAAGGTTGGTCAAAAGAACATCGAGACCAAAATGGAATGTATCCAGAAAAGATTAgacaaccttgaagaaaaaacaaatgtTCTAGACCATCTCCATGATGAAATGACTGGCATTCAGGCGTCGGCTCAAGCCCAAACAACTCGGCTTGACTCTTTACTAATGCGCGTTGACGAACTTGAGGACAGATCGCGACGCAACAACCTCATATTTCATGGCATCCGTGACTTTCGGGAATCGTGGGAACAGTCCGAATCACGCATAAGAGAAGCACTAACCGGTGTAATCGACAGCCTGCCTGACACGGCAATCGAACGTGCTCATCGCATTAGTCACTACACGCCTAATAAGTGTCGCCCAATTGTAGTTAAATTTACCAACACGAAAATAAAAGACAAAGTATTTTCTATGCGCGCACAGCTGAAAGAAAAGGGTATTTCTATCTCCGAAGATTTTTCGCCCGCCACCCGTCACGTCCGTAAAAAACTAATTGAGTACGCTAAAAGCCAGCCCCAACCATGCCCTTTCCAGTTAAGGTACACCAAACTAATAATGAATAAAAAACAGTTCGTCTATGACCCGGCAACAGACACCGTCAACGAGCATGCGCCATATGAACCACGAGATAACGGCGGGCATGCAAATTCCCAGCACGTGCCCAGTTAGGAAAACGTGAGGGGATGTGGACGAGAATCACGAGAATCATGCATCGTATCTGTGTTCTTTACAAATATTCGAAGCGTCATGAATAAGCGCACTTCCTTAGAATCTGCCTTGGAGACTTGCAACGCCGACATCTTTGTGCTTACCGAAACGTGGCTACATTCACAGATTCAAGATAACGAAATTCTTCAAACCGCGCACTATTTTTCACTGTATCGTTGTGACCGTACAATGCGTCAGGGAGGCGGCGTGCTCTTAGCGATTTCTAAAGATTTCCCATCTCAGTGTATTCATGTCAATACTGACCTCGAAACGGTTTGGGCCATCATTGAAATCAATCACCAGAAGATAATCATTGGTGTTTGTTACCGCCCCCCAACTTATTCATCTAACTTCGTAAACGAGATGCATGATATCATTAATATTGTTACATCTCGTCATCCTACATTACCCTTATATTTGCTTGGCGATTTTAATCTACCGAACATAATATGGAATACTGAACCTCCAACTTTACACCCTTTTTCTTCATTAGCCAATGAGTTCTTAGACATGTGCTCTGTCTTCTCACTTTCACAACTTGTTACTCAACCCACACGCACTACCGAATCCGTTGGGAACACACTTGACCTTCTATTAACATCGCGGCCCGACCTAGTTTCCGACATCACCTATTTACCCGGCTTGAGCGACCATTCAGCACTTTCGTTTGACTTAAATATTTTGCGGCCAAAAACCGGTAAAAAATTCAAATCTTTTCGGGACTACGCAAAAGGAAATTTTGAAGCAATCAACGCCGAATTATCTGCTTTTCTAGACGTATTTATaaacaacttcgacagccgtaccGTTCAGACCAACTGGAATATGTTTGCTGCAAAAATTGCGGAACTAACAAACAAATACATCCCACTGCGCACCATTGCATGTAATCTAAACGCCCCATGGTACAACATCCGTCTCAAGCGCCTgtctaataaaaagaaacgcctgcaCAAATTAGCCAAACGTTCACCTAGCGTAAACCACTGGACCAAATACAAACTGGCGGCAGATGAGCATGTAGCCGCACTTAAACAAGCCAAAGATCACTTCCTTGGCAATACCTTGCCTTTAATGCTTAAAACCGACACCAAGAAATTCTGGCGCGTCATTAACCCCAAGGCGGACGACATGATAACCTTAATCGATAGCTCTGGAAATGTTATTCCAACTAATCAATGTGCGTCCGCGCTTAATGATGTTTTCATGAACAACTTTTCATCAACTACACACATTACTCTTCCATCCACGCACGACTACGATTACCAAGCAATGTTTCCCATAATCATTGAACCAGCAGGCATCATACCAATTATCTCATCTTTAAAACTATCTTCGGCTCCAGGACACGATTTAATAAACgcgaaatttttgaaaagcactagCTGTTACTCTTCAATTTTCCTAGGAATGatcttccaacagtcgctagataagGGTTCTTTGCCCGATGAATGGAAGATTGGGAAGGTGATCCCACTCCATAAGTCGGGTGACAAACATTCTCCATataactaccgccctatctcgctcacttccattccatgtaagatgttagaacatatacttgcctctaatcttgctagctttcttgaaactaactcatttttttcaccatcgcaacatggcttccgcaagacatattcatgtgaaacacaactagtttTATTTACGCATAAGCTAAACGTCATTCTTGACCGCTCTTCAACTgccgactgtatatttttagacttttcgaaagcgtttgacaaagtgtgcCATAACCTTCTAATGTTTAAGCTGCATCGAATTAACATTGATCCCAGACTGCTAGCATGGCTTGAGTGCTTTCTttctaaccgttcacagtttgtctttgctaatgACTCAACATCTCAACCGAGCAGAGTACAGtccggcgtacctcaagggtcggtacttggtcccctcctttttttaatttacataaatgatctaccctcttgtgtttcctctaacattcacttattcgccgatgattgcgtaatcttCAGGGAAATAATATGTGACACTGACATATCTTCTCTTCAATCCGACCTTAACGCTATTTCTACTTGGTGCCAATCATGgtcaatggaattaaatattaaaaaatgtaaatttatgcgCGTGTCCAGAACTTCTAACCAGCTTCCTTCTTACTGCGTTAATAATCTCCCCTTAGACCCTGTTTcctcctacaaatatcttggtgtccatattactagaaacctctcgtggtccatgcacgcttcttacgtaattaaaaatgctaaccgcatgctgggaTACCTAAAACGCAATTTCACTAAGGCACCGTCTTCCCTAAAATTAATGTTATACAAGTCACTAGTCCGCTCAAAACTTGAGTACGCCGGAGCAGTTTGGGATCCCTTTCAGAAAAACCTGATTCACTCTTTAGAAATggtacaaaataactctgctcgtttcgttttttctaattataaccgaactgccagcacttctgtaatgaaattaaaccttgatttgccatctttagcctctcgccgtaaaggccttagactttcactttttcataagaTATTTCATCATCCTTCACTTCGCGACgaacttatctcccctcctcaataCATTTCATCAAGGTTAGATCACAATAACAAAGTTGGAATTTCATTATGCCAAACCAATGTCATGTCTCAATCATTCCTTCCGCGTACATCTGCCGAGTGGAATCGCCTACCAGCCTCAACCGCTACTATTGTTGACCATCAGCACTTCACGGCAGTattagataacattgtataaacaggagaatttcatttgtgtttttgtactaccaattgtatcactgtttttgttttgtattaccggaacactgtattactgcactgcatgcaccgtATTTAATTTTATTGACCAGCACTCCAGGAACACTCAAATAACATTGTATAACCGTGAACCAtctatttctgtactattaactattttgctgcactgtacttttttctttttttcgtatttgatgtaaccactcccctctttaatgcctctggccctgagggtacacgaaataaataaataaattcgtgTTGTCCAAGGGGCACATGAATGTTTGCATTGTCTGTCTCTTGTACTCAGTGAATTCTTATTATCATGTATGACGTGTATGTGCAAGTACGCACCTTTTAGTTGTCCTGCCAACACGGGTACTTACCAAATGTCAATGCAATTGTGTTCAGGAACTTGTGTTCATTTTCAGTGTCTTCATATTGTAtgcttctttctttaaaaaaattgggAACCAATAGATGTCTACTTAGAAAAAAAGTCTGTAATATGTGCATTGACCTGAACTTTCTACTGCATAAGGATGTCGTCCACCAAGCACTTGTGTTATGGTGCTTACATGTGATATATATGCACAACTCATTTCATGTTAGACAACACATGGCAGGTAGTGAGTCACATTTCCACTGCATTTATTTTGCATTGGCCAACGCCAACTGAAATGCGTAAATGATACATGTCCATAATTCATACTATTTGAAAACCTTATTCATTATATAACTGCTTACACTTCTGTATTCTTCTGTAAATCATAGCTCTTGCTTTTCTCGAGCGAGGAGAGCGAGTTGCGCATTTtctttcaagggagaggtgacGTGATATCCTGTTTCGGTatccagtttcggtttcgaatgGTTATGACCGCTAGCGCCGCTCTGCGCCTAATGCTGTAAGTGTACCCTGCTGCATTCTCTTCAGCCTCAACGGAATAAacgcattctttgtctggtccccgaatTGAGCAGTCCGGCTCGTCTTGTGCGGCGCATCGTGCCCGGTCGTTAGGCCTCACGCCGTGGGTCtcccgtccggccgccccgtcgaagatATACCACaccacggggttatttttctctcgcgatccggcatgtgctgcagCACATGAGAGCtttactaaaccagtcatcaaaatacaaacgTATTTGTTTATACCTAGAATTACGCGTTTCAGAAGCACGTTTTTTTGAACGGGACTGTATTAGCCGTGggggcaatcggctgtcgcgcttcggtcatctgggctaggcctccccttttttctaaagttgtgcaCATGAGCCGCGTTGTTCCACCTTGAGActagtcaatatgagcggccgagccACTTAATCAACGGCAACATGTGATCGAGACTCGTATATTACGGCCTGTTATTTGTGATTCTCGCTTTTCTGTAACTTCTTCATTCTTACCGTTTTCGCGTGCCATAAAGTaatattagagaaaactgtgctcggcataagcGCTTAATTATAGGCCATGTATAGTTCTCTCCCAAAACGCGGGTGCCATCGCTGACACCATTGGTAAATAAGCGAGGCGATTGTTTATTCTGCTGTACCGAATGTACTGTCTCTCGTTTCgcgtttgacgcagaggtaaacagtgcttCTCTGGAATGCAGAAATATGTCAGCATGACAACACGTGCAGACCTACCCATCTACTAGCGGAGGCGACCGGCAGCGTTCGGGAATGGTGACgtgcagatgttggcacagcgctgt
This region includes:
- the LOC126537745 gene encoding uncharacterized protein; translated protein: MAHTTHLSTSQAIFAFLLLLCPCTAYSEYDPSQPLVLSSKATIYQQTGNYLHIDPLQLLRPAFCAPSSSTVSSHRSGNLSGCPSVSPFSWHGSSIWSTMAHTTHLSTSQVCKNFPLYAKKSDDPFLLLLPCQQVLCEIVADCFSMALLLLCSGDVETNPGPTTRTEALLELQNLPSNPSEQTEVLFRLLKDLQARSVQSAKGQAELVNDVKAIKVGQKNIETKMECIQKRLDNLEEKTNVLDHLHDEMTGIQASAQAQTTRLDSLLMRVDELEDRSRRNNLIFHGIRDFRESWEQSESRIREALTGVIDSLPDTAIERAHRISHYTPNKCRPIVVKFTNTKIKDKVFSMRAQLKEKGISISEDFSPATRHVRKKLIEYAKSQPQPCPFQLRYTKLIMNKKQFVYDPATDTVNEHAPYEPRDNGGHANSQHVPS